A single genomic interval of Lactococcus sp. S-13 harbors:
- the mnmG gene encoding tRNA uridine-5-carboxymethylaminomethyl(34) synthesis enzyme MnmG → MEFQENYDVIVVGAGHAGVEASLAAARMGCKTLLLTINLNMVAFMPCNPSIGGSAKGIVVREIDALGGEMGRNIDKTYIQMKMLNTGKGPAVRALRAQADKDEYALEMKNTVSDQENLTLRQGMVEELLVNEDKTQVIGVRTATGTHYRAKSVIITTGTALRGEIIIGELKYSSGPNNSLSSIGLADNLRNLGFEIGRFKTGTPPRVLASSIDYDKTEIQPGDEAPNHFSFTSRDEDYLKDQIPCWLTYTTENSHTILRENLHRAPLFSGIVKGVGPRYCPSIEDKITRFADKPRHQLFLEPEGRYTEEVYIGGLSTSMPEDVQFDLVRSIPGLENAQMMRSGYAIEYDVVMPHQLRPTLETKLISGLFTAGQTNGTSGYEEAAGQGLIAGINAALKVQGKPEFILKRSEAYIGVMIDDLVTKGTLEPYRLLTSRAEYRLILRHDNADHRLTELGRQVGLVSDRQWEIYQNKMAQFDREMKRLNTEKLKPFPETQEKLGMMGFGPIKDALSGADFLKRPEVHYKEVLNFIGPAPELIDRTVIELIETEITYEGYIKKAMEQVEKMHRLEAKRIPKNMDWDKLDSIATEARQKFKKINPETLGQASRISGVNPADISILMVYLEGK, encoded by the coding sequence ATGGAATTTCAAGAAAATTATGATGTCATCGTCGTCGGGGCGGGACACGCTGGTGTTGAAGCCAGTTTAGCTGCAGCTCGCATGGGTTGCAAAACTCTGCTATTGACCATCAATCTGAATATGGTGGCTTTCATGCCATGTAACCCTTCCATTGGAGGCTCTGCTAAAGGCATCGTAGTGCGAGAGATTGATGCACTCGGTGGTGAAATGGGGCGTAATATTGACAAAACCTATATCCAGATGAAAATGCTCAATACGGGTAAAGGACCTGCTGTCCGTGCGTTACGCGCTCAAGCAGACAAAGATGAGTATGCCCTGGAAATGAAAAATACAGTGTCTGATCAAGAAAACTTGACCCTTCGTCAAGGGATGGTTGAAGAACTTTTGGTTAACGAAGACAAAACACAGGTGATTGGTGTACGAACAGCCACAGGGACACATTACCGTGCTAAATCAGTTATTATTACGACAGGGACAGCTCTTCGAGGAGAAATTATTATTGGTGAGTTGAAATATTCATCTGGTCCAAACAATTCACTCTCATCAATTGGTCTAGCAGATAATTTACGTAATCTCGGTTTTGAGATTGGTCGTTTTAAGACAGGGACACCACCGCGTGTACTAGCAAGTTCGATTGATTATGATAAAACAGAGATTCAGCCAGGTGATGAAGCACCAAATCATTTCAGTTTTACAAGCCGTGATGAAGATTATCTGAAAGATCAAATCCCATGTTGGTTGACTTATACGACAGAAAATAGTCACACGATTTTGCGGGAAAATTTGCATCGGGCACCACTTTTCTCTGGAATCGTCAAAGGAGTAGGCCCACGTTATTGTCCATCTATTGAGGATAAAATTACTCGTTTTGCTGACAAACCACGTCATCAACTTTTCCTTGAGCCAGAAGGACGCTATACAGAAGAAGTCTATATTGGTGGACTTTCGACTTCCATGCCTGAGGATGTCCAATTTGATTTAGTGCGTTCAATCCCAGGACTCGAAAACGCACAAATGATGCGCTCTGGTTATGCCATCGAGTATGATGTGGTCATGCCTCACCAACTTCGTCCAACTTTGGAAACAAAGCTGATTTCAGGACTTTTTACAGCTGGGCAAACAAATGGAACTTCTGGCTATGAAGAAGCAGCAGGGCAAGGTTTGATTGCTGGGATTAACGCAGCGCTTAAAGTGCAAGGTAAACCAGAGTTTATCTTGAAACGCAGCGAAGCTTATATCGGGGTAATGATTGATGACTTGGTGACTAAGGGAACGCTTGAACCTTATCGCTTGCTCACTTCTCGTGCTGAATATCGCCTGATTTTGCGCCATGACAACGCGGACCATCGCTTGACAGAGCTTGGACGTCAAGTTGGTCTCGTTTCAGATCGTCAATGGGAAATTTATCAAAATAAAATGGCTCAATTTGATCGTGAAATGAAACGTTTAAACACTGAAAAATTGAAACCTTTCCCTGAAACACAGGAAAAGTTGGGAATGATGGGCTTTGGTCCAATTAAAGATGCGCTGAGTGGGGCTGATTTCTTAAAACGTCCAGAGGTACACTATAAAGAGGTCTTGAATTTTATCGGGCCAGCACCTGAACTTATTGACCGCACTGTCATTGAGCTGATTGAAACAGAAATTACTTATGAAGGCTACATCAAAAAAGCGATGGAGCAGGTGGAAAAAATGCACCGCTTAGAAGCAAAACGTATCCCTAAAAATATGGACTGGGACAAGTTGGATTCTATTGCGACTGAGGCGAGACAAAAATTCAAAAAAATCAATCCAGAAACTCTTGGACAAGCCAGCCGAATTTCTGGTGTAAATCCTGCAGATATCAGCATCTTGATGGTATATCTAGAAGGAAAATAA
- a CDS encoding DUF1033 family protein, with translation MYRVVTMYGTDEPWWFFEGWKEDIVSVDEFDDFYKALKWYKKEWFELAKSFKEYTSKSGLQTAFWKTGDEEWCEECVGYLQRYHSIALLEDWHAIPLERKRAGYSKKSSDLPERFCSMKNDN, from the coding sequence ATGTATAGAGTTGTTACGATGTACGGCACCGATGAGCCATGGTGGTTCTTTGAGGGCTGGAAAGAAGATATAGTTTCAGTAGATGAGTTTGATGATTTTTACAAAGCTTTAAAATGGTACAAAAAAGAGTGGTTTGAATTAGCTAAAAGTTTTAAAGAATACACTAGTAAATCTGGTTTGCAGACTGCTTTTTGGAAAACTGGTGATGAAGAATGGTGCGAGGAATGCGTAGGCTATCTGCAACGTTACCATAGTATTGCTTTGCTTGAAGACTGGCACGCTATCCCCTTAGAGAGAAAGCGAGCAGGTTACAGTAAAAAATCAAGTGATCTGCCTGAGCGTTTTTGTTCCATGAAAAATGATAATTAA
- a CDS encoding Mini-ribonuclease 3: MNKQQAELLNGIALAYIGDAVYEVLVRDYLLTKGLTKPAILQKNATRFVSAKAQAKIIEAMSEAEFLNDYELTYFKRGRNAHSKTTAKNTDVVTYRISTGFEAVIGILHLNEEKERLQEFWNFCLKTVEEQQSELTVFKK, from the coding sequence GTGAATAAACAACAAGCAGAACTGTTAAATGGAATCGCTCTTGCCTATATTGGTGATGCAGTTTACGAAGTTTTGGTCCGAGATTATTTGCTGACGAAAGGACTGACGAAACCAGCAATTTTGCAAAAAAATGCAACACGATTTGTGTCAGCAAAAGCTCAAGCAAAAATTATTGAAGCAATGAGTGAGGCAGAATTTTTGAATGATTACGAACTGACCTATTTCAAGCGAGGTCGTAATGCTCATTCTAAAACAACAGCTAAAAACACTGATGTGGTCACTTACCGAATTTCGACAGGTTTTGAAGCGGTCATTGGTATCCTTCACCTGAATGAGGAAAAAGAGCGCCTGCAAGAATTTTGGAATTTTTGTCTAAAAACAGTAGAAGAACAGCAGTCTGAATTGACCGTGTTCAAAAAATAA
- the cysS gene encoding cysteine--tRNA ligase — MKIYNTYTRQLETFQPIETGKVKMYVCGPTVYNYIHVGNARSVVAFDVIRKYMEYRGFEVNYISNFTDLDDKIINGANAEQISTTAFSERYIKAFYEDTDALNVKRANQNPKASEFIAPMIEFIQELIDKGYAYVAQGDVYFRVAKSKDYAKLANKNLAELLDGASGRTDEETSRKESPADFALWKTAKTGEVSWQAPWGAGRPGWHIECSVMATSLLGNTIDIHGGGADLEFPHHTNEIAQSEAKTGQKFANYWMHNGFVNVDGEKMSKSLGNFTTVHELLQMVNPRVLRFFLATTHYRRPVNFTSEALQDAENNIKKIENAYRNLSGAENLLTDLSALQNFQTDFQAAMDEDFNIANGMTVFYDFISWINKGNNGPEVIAFFDQVLEILGIKFDSEKDLDSEIEQLIEARQVAREMRDFAKSDEIRDQLKAQGIVLEDTKEGVRWHRE, encoded by the coding sequence ATGAAAATTTATAATACTTATACGCGTCAACTCGAAACATTTCAACCTATCGAAACAGGGAAAGTGAAAATGTACGTCTGTGGGCCGACCGTTTATAATTATATCCACGTCGGAAATGCGCGTTCAGTCGTTGCTTTTGATGTAATTCGCAAATACATGGAGTATCGTGGTTTTGAAGTGAATTACATCTCCAACTTCACTGATCTTGATGATAAAATTATCAATGGGGCTAACGCTGAACAAATTAGTACAACGGCTTTTTCTGAACGCTATATTAAAGCTTTTTACGAAGACACTGATGCACTGAATGTTAAACGAGCTAACCAAAATCCCAAAGCAAGTGAATTCATTGCACCAATGATTGAATTCATCCAAGAATTGATTGATAAAGGCTACGCTTATGTTGCGCAAGGAGATGTTTATTTTCGTGTGGCGAAATCGAAAGATTATGCTAAATTAGCCAATAAAAACTTGGCAGAGCTTTTAGATGGGGCTTCTGGTCGGACGGATGAAGAAACCTCCCGCAAAGAGTCTCCAGCTGATTTTGCCCTTTGGAAAACGGCGAAGACAGGAGAAGTTTCATGGCAAGCACCTTGGGGAGCGGGGCGTCCTGGCTGGCATATTGAATGCTCTGTGATGGCTACCTCACTTTTAGGGAATACGATTGATATTCACGGTGGTGGTGCAGACTTAGAATTTCCGCATCACACCAACGAAATTGCCCAATCTGAGGCTAAGACAGGACAAAAATTTGCGAATTATTGGATGCATAATGGTTTTGTCAATGTTGACGGCGAAAAAATGTCGAAATCCCTTGGGAATTTTACAACAGTTCACGAGCTATTACAAATGGTCAATCCGCGTGTTCTTCGCTTTTTCTTGGCAACAACCCACTATCGTCGTCCCGTGAATTTTACCTCAGAAGCTTTACAAGATGCTGAAAATAACATCAAAAAAATCGAAAATGCTTACCGAAATCTCTCTGGTGCAGAGAATTTACTGACGGATTTGTCCGCTTTACAAAATTTTCAAACTGACTTTCAAGCTGCAATGGATGAAGATTTTAATATTGCCAACGGCATGACGGTCTTCTATGATTTTATTTCTTGGATCAATAAAGGTAATAATGGACCAGAAGTAATAGCATTTTTTGATCAAGTATTGGAAATCTTAGGTATCAAATTTGATAGTGAAAAAGATTTGGATAGCGAAATTGAACAGCTCATTGAAGCGCGCCAAGTTGCGCGTGAAATGCGTGATTTTGCCAAATCAGATGAGATTCGTGATCAATTGAAAGCCCAAGGTATTGTGCTTGAAGACACGAAAGAAGGAGTGCGCTGGCATCGTGAATAA
- the cysE gene encoding serine O-acetyltransferase, whose product MNKQKKGFWREAIRVTKENDPAARTALEVLLTYPGVKALAAHRISHWLWRHHIKLLARMHSQFWRFWTQIEIHPGAQIAYGVFIDHGSGLVIGETAIVETNVKLYHGVTLGGTGKDKGKRHPTVRQGALISAHAQLLGPIEIGQNAKVGASAVVVSDVPANVTVVGIPAKVVRINGKKDSLQITTIEERREASYHSSHL is encoded by the coding sequence ATGAATAAGCAAAAGAAAGGTTTTTGGCGAGAAGCCATTCGGGTGACCAAAGAAAATGATCCAGCGGCACGCACAGCCTTAGAAGTTCTATTGACCTATCCCGGTGTAAAGGCGTTAGCAGCCCATCGAATTTCGCATTGGCTTTGGCGACATCATATAAAACTTCTAGCACGGATGCATTCCCAATTTTGGCGCTTTTGGACGCAAATTGAAATTCATCCCGGCGCACAAATCGCCTACGGCGTCTTTATTGACCATGGTTCTGGGCTAGTGATTGGCGAAACAGCGATTGTGGAGACAAATGTCAAATTATATCATGGCGTCACATTAGGTGGGACTGGAAAAGACAAAGGAAAACGTCATCCAACTGTTCGCCAAGGGGCGCTGATTTCAGCACACGCACAGCTGCTTGGCCCAATTGAAATCGGGCAAAATGCCAAAGTGGGCGCCAGTGCTGTTGTGGTGTCAGACGTTCCTGCTAATGTGACGGTCGTTGGTATTCCTGCCAAAGTTGTCCGAATCAACGGCAAGAAAGATAGCCTTCAAATCACGACAATAGAAGAACGGCGTGAAGCCTCTTATCATTCCTCACATTTATGA
- the pnp gene encoding polyribonucleotide nucleotidyltransferase, whose protein sequence is MSKETFSIEFAGRTLTVETGQVAKQANGAVVVRYGDTTVLTAATMGKMATGDFFPLQVNYEEKMYAAGKFPGGFNKREARPSTDATLTARLIDRPIRPMFAEGFRNEVQVINTVLSYDENASGRVAAMFGSSLALAISDIPFDGPIAGVEVAYVDGEYIINPTVAQQEASSLELSVAGNINAINMVESGAKELSEEVMLGALLVGHNAVKELIAFQNEIVAKVGKAKAQVELLQVDESLKAEIIAAYNSDLQKAVQVEEKLAREAATQAVKDAVNAAYAQKYENADNFTTIMRDVAEILEGMEHAEVRRLITEDKVRPDGRKVDEIRPLDAEIDFTPRNITHGTGLFTRGQTQALSTLTLAPMNEAQIIDGLADEYKKRFMHHYNFPQYSVGETGRYGAPGRREIGHGALGERALAQVLPSLEEFPYAIRLVAEVLESNGSSSQASICAGTLALMAGGVPIKAPVAGIAMGLISDGTNYTVLTDIQGLEDHFGDMDFKVAGTRDGITALQMDIKISGITPEILAEALAQAKTARFQILDVIEATIAEPRKELAPSAPKIDTIVIPVDKIKVVIGKGGEQIDKIIAETGVKIDINDEGLCSIFSSDQAAIDRTKEIIAELVRTAKVGDIYQAKVVRIESFGAFVNLFGKQDAMVHISEMAWARTEKVEDIVKLGDIVEVKIMKIDDKGRVDASMRALLEKPEGYVEPERKPRERRENGNRRNGNDRNNRNNERNGNTGNHNFERRERKSHFDNEFPELSTKKPE, encoded by the coding sequence ATGTCTAAAGAAACATTTTCAATTGAGTTTGCAGGACGAACTTTGACTGTTGAAACAGGGCAGGTGGCTAAACAGGCTAATGGTGCTGTGGTTGTACGCTACGGTGACACGACGGTTTTGACTGCGGCAACAATGGGTAAAATGGCAACGGGCGATTTCTTCCCCTTGCAAGTGAACTATGAAGAAAAAATGTACGCTGCTGGTAAATTCCCTGGTGGCTTTAACAAACGTGAAGCGCGTCCGTCAACTGATGCGACTTTGACAGCGCGTTTGATTGACCGTCCGATTCGTCCAATGTTTGCCGAGGGTTTCCGCAACGAAGTTCAAGTGATTAACACTGTCCTTTCTTATGATGAAAATGCTTCTGGTCGAGTGGCGGCAATGTTTGGTTCATCTTTGGCCCTTGCCATTTCTGACATTCCTTTTGATGGGCCTATCGCTGGTGTTGAGGTCGCTTATGTCGATGGCGAATACATCATCAACCCAACAGTTGCTCAACAAGAAGCGTCAAGCTTGGAATTATCAGTAGCTGGTAATATCAATGCGATTAACATGGTTGAGTCCGGCGCCAAAGAATTGTCAGAAGAAGTCATGCTGGGTGCGCTTTTGGTAGGTCACAATGCGGTCAAAGAATTGATTGCTTTCCAAAATGAAATCGTAGCAAAAGTTGGTAAAGCAAAAGCCCAAGTTGAACTTTTACAAGTTGACGAAAGCTTGAAAGCTGAAATTATCGCAGCCTACAATTCAGATTTACAAAAAGCTGTTCAAGTGGAAGAAAAACTGGCGCGTGAAGCAGCTACTCAAGCGGTTAAAGACGCTGTCAACGCTGCATACGCACAAAAATATGAAAATGCTGATAATTTTACGACAATCATGCGTGACGTTGCCGAAATCTTGGAAGGGATGGAACACGCCGAAGTCCGTCGTTTGATTACGGAGGACAAAGTCCGTCCTGATGGTCGTAAAGTTGATGAAATTCGTCCTTTGGATGCTGAAATTGATTTTACACCACGCAATATCACGCATGGTACAGGCTTGTTCACACGCGGACAAACACAAGCTTTGTCAACTTTGACTTTGGCACCAATGAACGAAGCTCAAATCATTGATGGGCTTGCTGACGAATATAAAAAACGCTTTATGCACCATTACAATTTCCCACAATATTCAGTTGGGGAAACAGGCCGTTATGGCGCGCCAGGACGTCGTGAAATTGGTCACGGGGCGCTCGGTGAACGCGCTTTGGCACAAGTATTGCCTTCTTTAGAGGAATTCCCTTACGCGATTCGTTTGGTGGCTGAAGTCTTGGAATCTAACGGTTCGTCTTCACAAGCTTCTATCTGTGCGGGTACACTTGCCCTGATGGCTGGTGGTGTGCCAATCAAAGCTCCTGTGGCTGGGATTGCGATGGGCTTGATTTCTGACGGGACAAATTATACAGTCTTGACCGACATTCAAGGTTTGGAAGATCACTTTGGTGACATGGACTTCAAAGTAGCAGGGACGCGTGATGGGATTACAGCGTTGCAAATGGATATTAAAATCTCAGGCATTACGCCTGAAATCCTTGCCGAAGCGCTGGCGCAAGCTAAAACAGCTCGTTTCCAAATTCTTGACGTCATTGAAGCAACTATCGCTGAACCACGCAAAGAATTGGCTCCATCTGCACCGAAAATTGACACGATTGTTATCCCTGTGGATAAAATCAAAGTGGTCATCGGTAAAGGCGGCGAACAAATTGACAAGATTATTGCTGAAACTGGCGTGAAAATTGACATCAACGATGAGGGACTTTGTTCAATCTTCTCTTCTGATCAAGCAGCAATTGATCGGACGAAAGAAATTATTGCCGAACTTGTTCGCACAGCTAAAGTGGGTGATATTTACCAAGCTAAAGTAGTCAGAATTGAAAGTTTTGGGGCTTTTGTCAATCTCTTTGGTAAACAAGACGCGATGGTGCATATTTCAGAGATGGCTTGGGCAAGAACAGAAAAAGTTGAAGATATCGTTAAATTAGGCGATATCGTTGAAGTCAAAATCATGAAAATTGACGACAAAGGTCGTGTCGATGCCTCTATGCGCGCGCTGCTTGAAAAACCAGAAGGCTATGTTGAGCCTGAACGTAAACCACGTGAGCGTCGTGAAAACGGCAATCGTCGCAATGGTAATGACCGCAACAATCGCAATAACGAGCGTAACGGCAACACTGGAAACCATAATTTTGAACGTCGTGAACGCAAATCACATTTTGATAATGAATTTCCAGAACTTTCAACAAAAAAACCAGAATAA
- a CDS encoding ribose-phosphate diphosphokinase gives MVYSDSHLKLFALNSNPGLAEKISQFTGVPLGKLSSKQFSDGEIMINMEESVRSQDVFIVQSTSCPVNDHLWELLIMIDACKRASSNTINVVIPYFGYARQDRTATSREPITAKLVADMIVKAGADRVLTLDIHAVQVQGFFDIPVDNLFTVPLFADYYRKNGLFGDDVIVVAPKNSGIKRARSLAEYLESAIAIVDYEDDDKNRENGYVIGNVKDKKVILIDDILNTGVTFANAANVVREAGASDIYVVASHGLFTTNAADILEKANVKEILVTDSVVTEHRKPLNVKYLSAAEYLANAILRIHEGRPVSPLFEHEKPQD, from the coding sequence GTGGTTTACTCTGACTCACACTTAAAGCTGTTCGCCTTAAACTCAAATCCTGGCCTTGCCGAGAAAATCAGCCAATTCACAGGAGTTCCCCTTGGAAAACTTTCATCCAAACAATTTTCCGATGGTGAAATTATGATTAACATGGAAGAAAGCGTACGAAGCCAAGACGTTTTCATCGTTCAATCAACAAGTTGCCCAGTTAACGATCACCTTTGGGAATTGTTAATTATGATCGATGCCTGCAAACGCGCTTCTTCAAATACCATTAACGTTGTTATTCCTTACTTTGGTTATGCCCGCCAAGACCGTACAGCTACTTCACGTGAACCAATCACAGCAAAATTAGTTGCAGATATGATTGTTAAAGCTGGCGCTGACCGCGTACTGACCCTCGATATTCATGCTGTCCAAGTCCAAGGCTTCTTTGATATTCCTGTGGATAACTTATTCACTGTTCCACTTTTTGCTGATTACTATCGCAAAAACGGGCTCTTTGGTGATGACGTTATCGTTGTTGCTCCGAAAAACTCTGGAATCAAACGCGCCCGTTCACTTGCTGAGTACTTAGAATCTGCTATTGCTATCGTAGACTATGAAGATGATGATAAAAATCGTGAAAATGGTTACGTCATTGGTAATGTCAAAGATAAAAAAGTTATCCTTATTGACGATATTTTAAATACTGGTGTCACTTTTGCCAATGCTGCGAATGTCGTTCGTGAAGCTGGAGCGAGTGATATTTACGTTGTTGCAAGCCACGGTCTATTCACAACAAATGCTGCTGATATCCTTGAAAAAGCTAACGTCAAAGAAATCCTCGTCACTGATTCTGTCGTTACAGAACACCGCAAACCATTGAATGTTAAATACTTGAGCGCTGCTGAATACTTGGCAAATGCAATCTTGCGTATCCATGAAGGTCGCCCAGTATCACCACTTTTCGAACACGAAAAACCACAAGATTAA
- a CDS encoding cysteine desulfurase family protein, which produces MIYFDNAATTPLLADVITAMTESLSSNFGNPSSIHGLGRQASQIVRQARETVAKALAVPSRNIIFTSGASEANNQALIGYALANRDKGNHILTTAIEHPSVLNTVHYLHERYGFDISFIKPHADGQFTPELIEEHLRPDTILVSMMWANNETGQLLPVAEIGQLLVNHQAAYHVDATQVMGKIPVHPLDIGADFLSAAAHKFHGPKGVGFLYYNENLHFDALIHGGEQEEKRRAGTENLHSLVGLAKALETALENMDENFAHVQKLNAHLLDLLKALPFYKNEFGPSMPHVLNLAFPNENHDLLLTKLDLAGFAISTGSACTAGTIEPSHVLEAVYGKNSPKLKENIRVSFSELNTFEEVNRFANQLISILKK; this is translated from the coding sequence ATGATTTACTTTGATAATGCTGCGACAACACCACTTCTTGCTGATGTTATCACAGCGATGACAGAAAGTTTGTCATCAAATTTTGGAAATCCCTCAAGCATCCACGGACTTGGTCGTCAAGCCAGTCAAATCGTCCGCCAAGCTCGTGAAACAGTCGCAAAGGCCTTAGCTGTTCCCAGCCGAAATATTATTTTTACCTCTGGTGCAAGCGAGGCCAACAATCAGGCTTTGATTGGTTATGCTCTTGCCAATCGTGATAAAGGCAATCATATCCTCACGACTGCTATTGAACATCCCTCTGTTTTAAACACTGTCCACTACCTTCACGAACGCTACGGCTTTGATATTAGCTTCATCAAACCTCACGCAGATGGTCAATTCACGCCAGAACTCATTGAAGAACATTTGCGCCCTGATACTATTTTAGTCAGCATGATGTGGGCAAACAACGAGACAGGACAATTGCTACCTGTTGCCGAAATCGGTCAACTTTTAGTCAATCATCAGGCAGCGTATCATGTTGATGCAACACAAGTGATGGGGAAAATCCCCGTGCATCCGTTGGATATTGGTGCAGATTTTCTCAGTGCTGCTGCTCATAAATTTCATGGCCCTAAAGGCGTTGGTTTTCTCTATTACAACGAAAATCTACATTTTGACGCCCTGATTCATGGCGGAGAGCAAGAAGAAAAACGTCGAGCAGGAACGGAAAATCTCCACTCGCTCGTTGGACTAGCCAAAGCCTTGGAAACCGCTCTTGAAAATATGGATGAAAATTTTGCTCATGTTCAAAAACTAAATGCTCATTTGCTTGATTTACTTAAAGCTCTTCCTTTTTACAAAAATGAATTTGGCCCAAGTATGCCTCATGTGCTGAATCTAGCTTTTCCTAACGAAAATCATGACTTATTACTCACAAAATTAGATTTAGCTGGCTTTGCTATCTCAACTGGCTCTGCTTGTACTGCCGGAACAATTGAACCTTCTCATGTCTTAGAAGCTGTTTATGGCAAAAATTCTCCTAAACTCAAAGAAAATATTCGTGTCTCCTTTTCAGAATTAAACACTTTTGAAGAAGTTAATCGCTTTGCAAACCAACTCATATCTATTTTAAAAAAATAA
- a CDS encoding DUF1831 domain-containing protein, whose amino-acid sequence MAFVTEKHLENCKYLYQLVPTVKKFTLKDTTFSQTKIGNFEFKRMLEEVPNSNEGFLLKIIVNPDLTGFKLSITDKSGLRNVNIFKNANEIIQNKFYFQMDALVDRGVFSKTEI is encoded by the coding sequence ATGGCTTTTGTTACTGAAAAACATTTAGAAAACTGTAAATACCTCTATCAATTGGTCCCAACGGTCAAGAAATTTACTTTGAAAGACACTACCTTTAGTCAAACTAAGATTGGTAATTTCGAATTCAAAAGAATGCTTGAAGAAGTCCCAAACTCAAATGAAGGATTTCTCTTAAAAATTATTGTTAACCCAGATTTAACAGGTTTTAAACTTTCAATCACTGATAAATCAGGATTACGAAATGTCAATATTTTTAAAAATGCTAATGAAATTATTCAAAATAAGTTTTATTTTCAAATGGACGCTTTGGTTGATCGAGGAGTCTTTAGCAAAACAGAAATTTAA